From the genome of Tautonia marina, one region includes:
- a CDS encoding BatA domain-containing protein codes for MTNLPLLAIGFANPFLLWGLAAAAVPLLLHLLNRRRYREESWAAMRFLLAAIRKNQRRIRLEHWLLLAVRTLLVVCVVLALAQPFLESIGAVPLLAGRRTHRVIVIDGTMSMTHTSAERSRFSRATEYADAYIQGARNGDAISVLLLGNPPKVVIGAPSPNHAEVREELKQLQPTHGTGDLDATFTKLREVLDTSDIPQKEVLFLSDLQAATWQVDPEWETALKRNVSALEEDRANCVVVDLGDTSRSNRAVVDLKLDAPIVVRDGPPVVITARLANFGSEVDTGVRAQLVIDGRLGPERRVDLPPGQDVPVAFSYRFEDPGDHVVEVRLDEDRLAVDDAWRLTVPVRESLEVLLVNGDYNPEPFQSETDYLAQGLSPSEGSDRTPSPIGVEVVTESQLTRRDLERYDVIFLCNVARLSRGEIDAIDRFLRRGGGVVLFGGDRIQADEYNANLFAGIPGSETFDGPGFLPARFGDVVSSGDEISEQLAGAPEFDPLDFNHPIVAIYQGAAAQVVSGLTAVRSWRSHDLIVPEGSTARRVMDFTDGRPAILTMSRHRGTVVQIATTADDDWTTWPLHPSYPPVLEQMTYFAASGRMAQRNVAVGQSLDQAIETNSLNAVTSVLRPDGREEPGRLADEGDGARFLFEGTDLSGEYTARIGPPVARELSFSVNPDPAESDLSRVDTSTLSVLFPRWTFSSWDGGPVDRSEAAAVGRRGELHRGLLLIVLGLLLGESTLAWWLGRSR; via the coding sequence GTGACGAACCTTCCACTCCTGGCTATCGGGTTCGCCAATCCCTTCTTGCTCTGGGGGCTTGCGGCAGCCGCCGTGCCACTGCTCCTCCATCTGCTGAACCGTCGGCGATACCGTGAAGAGTCGTGGGCGGCCATGCGGTTTCTACTTGCCGCGATCCGGAAGAACCAGAGACGGATTCGACTGGAACACTGGCTCTTGCTGGCGGTTCGAACCCTGCTGGTCGTCTGTGTGGTTCTGGCACTTGCGCAGCCATTTCTGGAATCGATTGGTGCTGTACCGCTTCTGGCCGGACGGCGGACCCATCGCGTCATCGTGATCGACGGTACGATGAGCATGACGCACACCTCCGCCGAGCGATCGCGGTTCTCCCGGGCCACGGAGTACGCCGACGCATATATCCAGGGGGCCCGCAATGGCGACGCCATCAGCGTGCTGTTGCTGGGTAATCCTCCGAAGGTGGTGATTGGCGCTCCCTCTCCAAATCATGCTGAGGTTCGTGAGGAACTGAAACAGCTTCAGCCGACCCACGGCACCGGGGATCTCGACGCAACCTTCACGAAGCTCCGTGAGGTGCTGGACACTTCGGACATTCCGCAGAAGGAAGTGCTCTTTCTGAGCGACCTGCAAGCGGCCACCTGGCAGGTCGATCCGGAATGGGAAACTGCTCTGAAACGAAACGTTTCCGCGCTGGAAGAGGATCGAGCCAATTGTGTGGTCGTTGACCTGGGAGACACGAGTCGATCAAACCGAGCGGTCGTCGACCTGAAACTGGATGCTCCGATCGTCGTCCGTGACGGGCCTCCGGTGGTGATCACCGCCCGCCTCGCGAATTTTGGATCAGAGGTGGACACTGGCGTTCGCGCCCAGTTGGTCATTGATGGCCGTCTCGGGCCGGAACGTCGCGTCGATCTTCCGCCTGGCCAGGATGTGCCGGTCGCCTTCTCCTACCGGTTCGAGGACCCCGGTGACCATGTGGTCGAGGTCAGACTCGACGAGGACCGTCTCGCCGTGGACGATGCCTGGCGATTGACCGTTCCGGTTCGGGAGTCCTTGGAAGTTCTCCTGGTCAACGGTGACTACAATCCGGAACCCTTTCAGTCGGAAACCGATTATCTCGCTCAGGGGCTCAGTCCCTCGGAAGGCTCGGATCGGACTCCCTCACCGATTGGTGTGGAGGTGGTCACCGAGTCGCAACTGACCCGACGCGATCTTGAGCGTTACGATGTGATTTTCCTCTGCAATGTCGCCCGCTTGAGCCGGGGAGAAATTGACGCGATCGATCGATTCCTGCGACGAGGGGGCGGCGTGGTTCTCTTCGGGGGAGATCGCATTCAGGCGGATGAATACAACGCCAACCTTTTCGCGGGGATTCCCGGTTCGGAAACCTTTGATGGTCCTGGGTTCTTGCCAGCTCGATTCGGCGATGTGGTTTCCTCGGGAGATGAGATCAGTGAGCAACTCGCCGGAGCCCCGGAGTTCGATCCGCTCGACTTCAACCACCCGATCGTCGCGATCTATCAGGGAGCAGCCGCTCAGGTGGTTTCGGGTCTGACGGCTGTTCGCTCCTGGCGATCGCATGATCTGATTGTGCCCGAAGGCTCCACGGCTCGTCGCGTGATGGATTTCACCGATGGTCGGCCGGCGATCCTCACGATGAGCCGTCATCGAGGCACAGTCGTTCAAATTGCCACCACCGCCGATGATGACTGGACCACCTGGCCGCTGCATCCAAGCTATCCTCCCGTGCTGGAGCAGATGACCTATTTTGCGGCTTCGGGTCGTATGGCTCAGCGAAATGTTGCGGTAGGTCAGAGCTTGGATCAGGCGATTGAGACGAATTCGCTCAATGCAGTCACTTCGGTCCTACGTCCCGATGGACGTGAAGAACCGGGTCGTCTGGCAGATGAAGGAGATGGGGCACGCTTCCTGTTCGAAGGAACCGATCTCTCGGGAGAGTACACGGCTCGGATTGGTCCTCCGGTTGCCCGTGAATTGAGCTTTTCCGTGAATCCCGATCCGGCCGAGAGTGACCTGTCTCGCGTGGATACTTCAACCCTGTCGGTCCTGTTTCCCCGCTGGACGTTTTCGAGCTGGGACGGGGGGCCGGTCGATCGTTCCGAGGCCGCAGCGGTCGGTCGCCGCGGCGAGCTGCATCGAGGACTCCTGTTGATTGTCCTCGGGCTGCTTCTGGGAGAATCAACCCTGGCCTGGTGGCTCGGGCGCAGCCGCTAA
- a CDS encoding VWA domain-containing protein, which translates to MESLLRNLALQLGASPAAPGEELTPFLRFERPWSQGLLLLVLLVGSFLIVRLYLSERGGSIAYRLGLASLRVSLLLLTMFLIAEAVLVVERVDLPYLVIMADDSASMAREDQYADAELVERAAQLAAETERADVSRFSLVRSWLGRENGALLESLQEQHRVRLYLMAGSARELAEVDDPEDVGPALSALDGAQAIGEQSLLGTGVRQVLTELRGAPPSAILILTDGQSTRGESLSDVAPLAARKGVPLYTIGVGDDTPPRDLALSDLVVDDVVFVGDAVRFDAKLSSRGFEGLPITIRLFETPPDSGDDALASGREVASVQVEAPPDGQAIPFEIIHRPQETGRFDYVVVAEPQPREDGVENNRLRRTIAVREDKIKVLLVDGQPRYEYRYLKTFLERRPESIDLQVVLQTADPEYSAQDIVALPNFPTAAEGDDGLFRYDVVILGDADPLYFSASQLQLLADFVTEEGGGLVFASGEFFNPISYQGTPLEPLIPVQLTGARNPFQGGESVQPFRMNLTAEGQASPIFRLADEEAVSEEVWENLPLHYWFLESPRKQPAAFVLAEHPSVAGSDGPVPLVAYQFVGAGKSLYIGLDDTWRWRIGTADRYFGRFWVQMIRFMARSRLNRDRPAELATDRSTYQSDQPVLFRARFLSAGLAPRSGEVAVEVERGDRPPDRLILRSTGDSSDSFEGILPNPVPGDYRIRLLPPPVLEGEIPTAEFRIEPPADERDRVQLNKAELVRAASLSGGEYRSILEAENLLDDLPPARKIPLDTDPPIPLWNDWRVLSLFLGLLTTEWVLRKRKQMI; encoded by the coding sequence ATGGAATCGCTGCTCCGCAACCTGGCGCTTCAACTGGGTGCCTCTCCGGCCGCTCCCGGAGAGGAACTGACCCCGTTTCTTCGCTTTGAGCGTCCCTGGTCACAGGGCCTCTTGCTGCTGGTCTTGCTCGTTGGCTCCTTCCTGATCGTTCGACTGTATCTGAGCGAGCGCGGGGGCTCGATCGCGTACCGACTCGGACTGGCCAGCCTCCGCGTCAGCTTGCTCTTGCTGACCATGTTCCTGATCGCCGAGGCGGTTCTGGTGGTCGAACGCGTCGATCTTCCTTACCTGGTGATCATGGCGGACGACTCGGCGAGCATGGCTCGTGAAGACCAGTATGCCGATGCCGAACTGGTTGAACGTGCCGCACAACTTGCGGCTGAAACCGAACGAGCGGATGTGAGCCGGTTTTCTCTCGTGCGATCCTGGCTCGGTCGTGAGAACGGGGCGCTGCTCGAATCGCTTCAGGAACAACATCGGGTCCGATTGTACTTAATGGCCGGTTCTGCCCGAGAACTCGCCGAGGTGGATGATCCTGAGGATGTCGGCCCGGCCCTATCGGCACTCGACGGCGCTCAAGCGATCGGAGAGCAGTCGTTACTGGGCACCGGGGTGCGCCAGGTGCTGACGGAACTTCGAGGAGCCCCCCCCTCGGCCATTCTGATTCTCACCGATGGTCAGTCGACACGAGGGGAATCCTTGTCCGATGTCGCTCCGCTTGCTGCGCGGAAAGGCGTTCCACTCTATACAATCGGAGTGGGTGATGACACGCCTCCCCGAGACCTCGCCCTGTCCGATCTCGTGGTGGATGACGTGGTCTTCGTCGGCGATGCCGTTCGGTTTGACGCCAAGCTGTCCTCCCGAGGCTTTGAAGGTCTTCCAATCACCATCCGACTGTTCGAGACTCCTCCTGATTCGGGAGACGACGCCCTCGCCAGTGGCCGCGAGGTGGCCTCAGTTCAGGTGGAAGCCCCACCCGACGGGCAGGCCATCCCGTTTGAAATCATCCATCGACCGCAGGAGACGGGAAGGTTCGATTACGTCGTCGTCGCCGAGCCGCAGCCCCGTGAAGATGGTGTCGAGAATAACCGCCTCCGACGCACCATCGCCGTCCGGGAAGACAAGATCAAGGTCCTCCTCGTCGATGGTCAACCACGCTACGAATATCGATATCTCAAAACGTTTCTGGAGCGTCGGCCGGAGTCGATCGACCTCCAGGTGGTGTTGCAAACGGCAGACCCGGAGTACAGCGCCCAGGATATCGTGGCGTTACCCAACTTTCCCACGGCGGCAGAGGGGGACGATGGGCTTTTCCGATACGACGTGGTGATTCTTGGGGATGCTGATCCGCTCTATTTCAGTGCTTCGCAACTTCAGTTGCTTGCAGATTTCGTCACCGAGGAAGGAGGCGGGCTTGTCTTCGCCTCGGGAGAGTTTTTTAATCCAATTTCTTACCAGGGAACTCCTTTGGAGCCGTTGATCCCGGTGCAGCTCACTGGGGCGCGAAATCCGTTTCAGGGAGGAGAGTCGGTTCAGCCGTTCCGGATGAACCTGACGGCCGAAGGTCAGGCCAGTCCCATCTTCCGGCTTGCCGACGAAGAAGCAGTAAGCGAGGAAGTTTGGGAAAACCTTCCGCTCCATTACTGGTTCCTGGAATCGCCTCGGAAGCAACCTGCCGCGTTCGTCCTGGCCGAGCATCCCTCTGTCGCCGGGTCCGACGGTCCTGTGCCGTTGGTGGCCTATCAATTCGTGGGGGCAGGCAAGTCCCTTTACATTGGATTGGACGACACCTGGCGCTGGCGGATCGGTACCGCTGACCGCTATTTTGGCCGATTCTGGGTCCAGATGATTCGCTTCATGGCCCGTTCTCGCCTGAACCGGGACCGACCGGCCGAACTGGCCACCGACCGCTCGACCTATCAATCAGATCAGCCGGTCCTGTTTCGTGCTCGATTCCTGAGCGCCGGTCTCGCTCCCCGTTCGGGAGAAGTCGCGGTTGAAGTGGAGCGGGGAGACCGTCCACCCGATCGCCTGATCCTTCGATCGACCGGAGATTCGTCGGATTCGTTCGAAGGAATTCTTCCGAACCCGGTGCCCGGCGACTATCGCATCCGGCTGCTTCCTCCCCCGGTGCTTGAGGGAGAGATTCCGACCGCCGAATTCCGGATTGAACCACCGGCCGACGAACGAGACCGAGTGCAACTCAACAAGGCTGAACTGGTTCGCGCCGCGTCGCTCTCCGGGGGAGAATACCGCTCGATCCTTGAAGCAGAAAATCTCCTCGACGACCTGCCACCGGCACGTAAGATTCCACTCGACACGGATCCGCCAATCCCTCTCTGGAACGACTGGCGCGTATTGTCCTTGTTTCTGGGGCTGTTGACCACGGAGTGGGTCTTGCGTAAGCGTAAACAAATGATATGA
- a CDS encoding DUF4175 family protein: MMETLDHRIAGLRGHLRRVLILRGLCWTIFSAVMAFITLTWIDWFVPLTWNVRVVALVLAGIVVALIAWRELVRPLLIPFDDLRLALLIERRWPHLNDRLSSTIEFLKARGAADAHDGRYGSEALRDLTITQAMNEIQGLDFQSILDPRPMRLAATMAGWAAAVLLLESFIAPEFQSIAARRFLLDEVAWPKRTELEIAEAPTKLARGMPFELTAQAGVGRELPVVPPRAWFEVLSHVAPPLKLFDGALRGRPPGSARIIYRFEDGETINSALRPEDRGTFHGRLDAVNQSFRFYVAAGDDTTEWVNVAVVPPPSLDAVEVQVVPPAYTRPFASDEEREAAVETLASDQTQIRALQGSVIRFNGRANKPLSSASLMIHEEPTDIPVSIEDNGERLLASVDAQGAGSYWFSLRDRDGFSNPEATRYELRTIVDTPPLALIVEPQFDVSVPVSATVPLRIRAEDDFGLQLVRLLYTVTKPDSAEAEDHVVPLWSSEATIDGGRSLAQEVEHRLELAPLNVTPGSIISVSGEARDFFSSPDDAGPHLTRSRSIRIRVISEEEYRGQLDDRRREIREEIERIFEMQKLAMPPVREAINELDAAGQIEQETGDRLREASVMQRQVGGRLDESGNGLGDRIQRFLDDMENSRMSDPEVADQMQQMKAAVDRIRAEHLRPAEQGISRAIRDLEPQIDGQNRIGNTEAEPAETEPQSGGQPSVGQAKDTATGEAAPSAPAESTEPSPAGEEPPTEAAPEGAAQPSAPSDPVATESRRSLDESRQSQQAIARELEGMLQGLSEFETLRGVTQEAEQLLNDQDAVKKDTEQRATDPGLMGKTPDQLNAEQKADLQNLADRQRDVSRDLRDLANRMNDLTEGLAESDPLAAEALKDALDQLQREGTAAELGQAAEQIDRNQMGPAGQAQDKGREAMQNLVDTLKNRRENDLERLLKQLQETRSELAQAQRQQTDLLERTRQAQGQQGQQGGKPQGAQQPGGEQPQGGQQAGGEQGGEADRARLQELAKEQEQLEQELRRQLQKLRKLRADQAARAGSRAASRMGNAGQNLDEGDGEAAIRDEEEALRDLEQAIADTDQAIQEAQDRLLMEQFAKIRDQLRAYNDRQKRLLEETEAFEARRQAGGGRLSRADSFDVRNLGRAQAGLKDETASLAERLEGAPVFKLSLERAITRMVEAAEQLAEIETGAETQRAEEDASRWLERLVASLDPPNEEDQQEGEQQQQQGGGQGQPGQGNQGDGIPAEAQIRMLKAMQEDINIRTQELDELKRRDEPLSETQEEEFVRLEEDQHTIADLLRDLIRPRQPDGLED; this comes from the coding sequence ATGATGGAAACGCTCGATCACCGGATCGCCGGGCTCCGAGGCCACCTCCGACGGGTCCTCATCCTGAGGGGGCTCTGCTGGACAATCTTTTCCGCGGTCATGGCCTTTATTACCCTGACCTGGATCGACTGGTTCGTTCCGCTGACCTGGAACGTCCGGGTTGTGGCCTTGGTTCTCGCGGGAATCGTCGTGGCTCTCATCGCCTGGCGAGAACTGGTCCGCCCGTTACTGATTCCGTTCGATGATCTCCGGCTCGCGTTGTTGATCGAGCGCCGATGGCCCCACCTCAACGATCGCCTTTCGAGCACCATCGAGTTTCTCAAGGCCCGCGGTGCCGCGGATGCTCACGATGGCAGATATGGGTCGGAAGCGCTCCGCGACCTCACCATCACTCAGGCGATGAACGAGATTCAGGGGCTTGATTTTCAGAGCATTCTCGATCCGAGGCCAATGCGGCTCGCTGCGACGATGGCGGGTTGGGCCGCGGCTGTGCTGCTGCTGGAGTCATTCATCGCACCGGAATTCCAGTCGATCGCCGCGCGGCGATTTCTTCTCGACGAGGTCGCCTGGCCCAAACGAACCGAACTGGAAATCGCAGAGGCGCCAACCAAACTGGCCAGAGGAATGCCATTCGAACTCACGGCTCAGGCTGGCGTCGGTCGTGAGCTCCCCGTGGTCCCTCCGCGAGCCTGGTTCGAGGTTCTGAGTCACGTCGCTCCTCCCTTGAAGCTGTTCGACGGAGCGCTTCGAGGCCGTCCACCTGGTTCGGCTCGGATTATCTATCGATTCGAGGACGGAGAAACGATCAATTCGGCGCTCCGTCCTGAGGATCGCGGGACGTTTCACGGTCGTCTCGACGCGGTCAATCAGTCGTTCCGGTTTTATGTTGCCGCCGGGGACGACACGACCGAGTGGGTGAATGTGGCTGTCGTGCCTCCTCCTTCGCTTGATGCGGTGGAGGTGCAGGTGGTTCCGCCAGCGTACACACGACCTTTCGCCAGCGATGAGGAACGCGAAGCCGCCGTCGAAACACTTGCCTCGGATCAGACCCAGATTCGGGCGCTGCAGGGCTCGGTCATCCGATTCAATGGTCGGGCCAATAAGCCACTGAGCTCTGCGAGCTTGATGATTCACGAGGAACCCACCGACATCCCGGTTTCAATCGAGGACAATGGTGAGCGTCTGCTAGCCTCGGTCGATGCTCAGGGGGCTGGCTCGTACTGGTTCTCCCTGCGTGATCGTGACGGCTTCTCCAACCCTGAGGCAACCCGTTACGAGTTGCGAACGATTGTCGATACACCACCGCTCGCCCTGATTGTCGAGCCGCAATTTGATGTCTCTGTTCCTGTGTCTGCCACCGTTCCCCTCCGTATTCGCGCGGAAGATGACTTTGGGCTTCAACTGGTTCGACTGCTCTACACGGTGACCAAGCCTGATTCCGCCGAAGCCGAGGATCATGTCGTTCCCCTTTGGTCCTCGGAAGCCACGATCGACGGCGGACGATCACTTGCTCAAGAAGTGGAGCATCGACTTGAGCTTGCGCCCTTGAACGTGACTCCCGGCTCGATCATCTCAGTGTCCGGAGAGGCCCGAGACTTCTTCAGCAGTCCGGATGACGCAGGGCCTCACCTCACCCGGAGTCGGTCCATTCGGATTCGAGTGATCTCCGAGGAGGAATACCGAGGCCAACTGGATGACCGTCGGCGAGAGATCCGGGAGGAAATCGAACGGATCTTTGAGATGCAGAAGCTCGCCATGCCTCCTGTGCGAGAGGCGATCAACGAACTCGACGCAGCTGGTCAGATCGAGCAAGAAACCGGCGATCGGCTGCGAGAAGCGTCGGTCATGCAACGCCAGGTCGGTGGCCGTCTCGACGAGTCGGGCAACGGTCTTGGAGACCGAATTCAGCGCTTCCTCGACGACATGGAGAATTCCCGGATGTCCGATCCGGAGGTCGCCGATCAGATGCAGCAAATGAAAGCGGCCGTCGATCGAATTCGTGCCGAGCATCTCCGCCCGGCCGAGCAAGGAATCTCCCGAGCAATCCGCGACCTCGAACCGCAAATCGACGGTCAGAATCGCATTGGCAACACCGAAGCGGAGCCCGCCGAAACCGAACCGCAATCGGGGGGACAACCCTCAGTTGGTCAAGCCAAGGATACCGCGACGGGAGAGGCTGCTCCGTCGGCCCCGGCGGAGTCGACGGAGCCTTCGCCTGCTGGCGAGGAACCCCCGACGGAGGCTGCTCCCGAGGGAGCGGCTCAACCGTCGGCACCGAGCGATCCTGTCGCGACCGAGTCTCGCCGTTCTCTCGACGAGTCTCGCCAAAGCCAGCAGGCCATCGCTCGTGAACTCGAAGGGATGCTGCAGGGGCTCAGTGAGTTTGAGACCCTTCGAGGCGTGACCCAGGAGGCTGAGCAACTCCTGAACGACCAGGATGCCGTCAAGAAAGACACTGAGCAGCGGGCGACTGATCCCGGCCTGATGGGAAAGACCCCCGACCAACTGAACGCGGAACAGAAGGCCGACCTTCAGAATCTGGCCGACCGACAACGCGACGTCTCTCGGGATCTTCGAGATCTGGCCAATCGGATGAACGATCTGACTGAGGGGTTGGCCGAAAGTGATCCCCTCGCGGCTGAGGCGTTAAAGGATGCCCTTGATCAGCTTCAACGTGAAGGAACCGCGGCCGAACTCGGGCAGGCGGCCGAGCAGATCGACCGCAACCAGATGGGCCCGGCAGGCCAGGCTCAGGACAAGGGTCGCGAGGCGATGCAGAACCTCGTTGATACCTTGAAAAACCGTCGTGAAAACGATCTGGAACGTCTGCTCAAACAACTCCAGGAAACCCGATCGGAGCTTGCCCAGGCCCAGCGTCAGCAGACCGATCTGCTGGAACGGACCCGACAGGCTCAGGGGCAACAAGGCCAGCAAGGCGGCAAGCCTCAGGGGGCTCAGCAACCCGGCGGGGAACAACCTCAAGGGGGCCAGCAAGCAGGGGGAGAGCAGGGGGGGGAAGCCGACCGTGCTCGCCTTCAGGAACTTGCCAAGGAGCAGGAACAGCTTGAGCAGGAGCTCCGGCGCCAGCTCCAAAAACTCCGAAAACTTCGAGCTGATCAGGCCGCCCGAGCCGGTTCAAGAGCGGCCTCTCGCATGGGGAACGCCGGTCAGAACCTCGATGAAGGAGATGGCGAAGCCGCGATCCGCGATGAGGAAGAGGCCCTCCGCGATCTCGAACAGGCCATTGCCGATACGGACCAGGCGATTCAAGAGGCCCAGGATCGCCTCTTGATGGAGCAATTTGCCAAGATTCGCGATCAGCTTCGCGCGTACAATGATCGGCAGAAGCGACTGCTTGAAGAAACCGAGGCGTTCGAGGCGCGTCGGCAGGCGGGAGGCGGACGACTCTCCCGCGCCGATAGTTTCGATGTTCGCAATCTCGGTCGTGCTCAGGCCGGTCTGAAGGATGAAACGGCGTCACTGGCTGAGCGGCTCGAAGGCGCTCCCGTATTCAAACTCTCTCTCGAACGAGCGATTACTCGGATGGTTGAAGCCGCCGAGCAGCTTGCCGAGATTGAGACGGGCGCCGAGACGCAGCGTGCCGAAGAAGATGCCAGTCGTTGGTTGGAACGTCTGGTCGCCTCGCTTGATCCCCCGAACGAGGAGGATCAGCAAGAGGGAGAGCAGCAGCAACAACAAGGCGGAGGCCAGGGACAACCCGGCCAGGGAAATCAGGGAGACGGCATCCCCGCGGAAGCCCAGATTCGCATGCTGAAGGCCATGCAGGAAGACATCAACATCCGCACTCAGGAACTGGACGAACTCAAGCGGCGAGACGAACCGCTGTCGGAAACGCAGGAGGAGGAGTTCGTTCGCCTCGAAGAAGATCAACACACAATCGCTGACCTGCTCCGTGACCTGATTCGCCCGCGACAACCGGATGGCCTGGAGGACTGA
- a CDS encoding prenyltransferase/squalene oxidase repeat-containing protein — MPEGSAALVDDRTIRAIDDGLAWLAANQAPDGSYGSGSYRAAISSLAGLAFMGNGSSPGRGPYGRNIDEALGYVMSCADASGFVSSPPPSNNPMYGHGFATLFLAEAYGMSRRSELRPILERAVRLIIDTQNEEGGWRYQPVRDDADLSVTICQINALRAARNAGLFVPKETVEECIDYVNQAQNPDGGFRYMLRGGSSAFPRSAAGVVALYSAAVYNDQAVDDGIEYLKQHRPDDRFLRRLPHYFYGHYYAAQAMWIRGGEDWNRWYPAIRDELLNDQEPDGSWSDGFGPAYGTAMALIILQLPFSCLPIFQR; from the coding sequence GTGCCGGAGGGTTCGGCGGCACTGGTTGACGATCGGACGATTCGGGCGATCGATGATGGGCTCGCCTGGCTCGCGGCGAACCAGGCTCCTGACGGCTCCTATGGCAGCGGTTCTTATCGAGCCGCCATTTCGAGCCTTGCGGGTTTGGCCTTTATGGGCAACGGTTCGTCGCCCGGCCGGGGTCCATACGGCAGGAATATCGACGAAGCACTCGGCTATGTCATGTCCTGCGCCGATGCCTCAGGGTTTGTCTCCAGCCCTCCGCCCTCCAATAACCCGATGTATGGTCATGGTTTCGCCACCTTGTTCCTGGCGGAAGCCTATGGAATGTCTCGCCGGTCGGAACTGCGGCCGATTCTGGAGCGGGCGGTCCGGTTGATCATCGATACGCAAAATGAAGAAGGCGGATGGCGTTATCAGCCCGTCCGGGACGACGCGGATCTGTCTGTCACCATCTGTCAGATCAATGCCCTTCGAGCCGCTCGAAACGCTGGCCTCTTCGTTCCCAAGGAGACGGTCGAAGAATGCATTGACTATGTCAATCAGGCGCAGAACCCCGATGGTGGCTTCCGGTACATGTTGCGGGGGGGATCGAGCGCCTTTCCTCGATCCGCCGCCGGTGTTGTGGCGCTCTACAGCGCTGCCGTCTACAACGATCAGGCGGTTGACGACGGGATCGAATACCTCAAGCAGCATCGGCCCGATGACCGCTTCCTTCGTCGACTTCCCCACTACTTCTACGGCCACTACTATGCCGCCCAGGCCATGTGGATTCGAGGGGGAGAGGATTGGAATCGGTGGTATCCCGCTATTCGAGACGAGTTGCTGAACGATCAGGAACCCGATGGTTCCTGGTCCGACGGATTCGGTCCAGCGTACGGAACGGCCATGGCCCTGATCATCCTTCAGCTCCCGTTCAGTTGCCTGCCAATCTTCCAGCGGTAG
- a CDS encoding NPCBM/NEW2 domain-containing protein translates to MTATMNIADRPSLLLCTLWLGVRLAVPEFTMAAQDAPDPLPSEPVFDAMLSNGSIITGRIRSMSFEGPLELVDEQGEDRIVEGEDLVKLSRHRSVVSQGGSEAPLVVLPLGDQIRGQLDAADEQTIELRSSIFGALSIPLDAVVGFSITPALNPQAEATTIRSLRDTARASDRLFLVNGDERDVTFSAVGESEVAYLDANRLQKLPKEMVQAVGLDPGLLQIPESPDRSFDFVFTDGSRLRLIELSIREGRLKGKTSIGVELDAPIDRIASCYALNERIVYLSEREAAREVTVPYVGPARPVQTNTTVFGNPITVNGRQFLRGLGTQSRSLLAYQLQPEDQRFQARLALDDIAGPLGNVVFRVLVDGEERYASPPVTSGVDPIAIDVDVSGGKFLILATEFGPGGGIRDYAVWIDARLIREFGDTEPPVAGN, encoded by the coding sequence ATGACGGCCACCATGAACATTGCCGATCGACCTTCCCTTCTCCTGTGCACGCTCTGGCTTGGGGTCCGGCTAGCCGTCCCTGAGTTCACCATGGCCGCTCAGGACGCTCCCGATCCCCTCCCGTCCGAGCCGGTGTTTGATGCGATGCTGAGTAACGGCTCGATCATTACGGGTCGGATTCGCTCAATGTCCTTCGAGGGTCCGTTGGAGTTAGTCGATGAGCAGGGAGAGGATCGCATCGTCGAGGGAGAGGATCTGGTCAAGCTTTCCAGGCATCGCTCCGTCGTCTCGCAAGGGGGTTCGGAGGCACCACTGGTGGTGCTTCCTCTCGGCGATCAAATCCGAGGACAACTCGATGCGGCAGACGAACAGACCATCGAGTTAAGGTCTTCGATCTTCGGAGCATTGAGCATCCCGCTCGATGCCGTCGTCGGATTTTCGATCACGCCCGCTCTGAATCCTCAGGCAGAGGCAACGACGATACGAAGCCTGAGAGACACTGCTCGTGCATCCGATCGTCTGTTCCTTGTCAACGGGGACGAACGCGATGTCACCTTCTCGGCAGTCGGAGAGTCGGAGGTGGCATATCTGGATGCCAATCGGTTACAGAAACTTCCCAAGGAAATGGTGCAAGCGGTGGGACTCGATCCGGGATTATTACAAATTCCCGAAAGTCCTGATCGCTCGTTCGACTTTGTCTTTACGGACGGGAGCCGCCTTCGACTGATCGAGCTCAGCATCCGAGAGGGGCGATTGAAAGGAAAGACCTCCATCGGTGTTGAGCTTGATGCACCGATCGACCGGATCGCCAGTTGCTATGCGTTGAACGAGCGAATTGTCTATCTCTCAGAACGGGAAGCGGCCCGCGAAGTCACCGTTCCCTACGTGGGCCCCGCTCGCCCGGTCCAAACCAACACCACGGTCTTCGGAAACCCGATTACCGTCAACGGTCGGCAATTTCTCCGAGGGCTCGGGACGCAGAGTCGTTCCTTGCTTGCCTATCAATTGCAGCCGGAAGATCAACGCTTTCAGGCTCGCCTTGCCCTGGATGATATTGCCGGACCGCTGGGAAACGTCGTGTTTCGCGTTCTGGTCGATGGAGAGGAGCGATATGCGTCGCCTCCCGTCACATCAGGGGTTGACCCCATCGCAATCGACGTGGACGTGTCGGGGGGCAAGTTCCTGATCCTCGCGACGGAGTTCGGTCCTGGTGGCGGCATTCGCGATTACGCTGTATGGATCGATGCACGGCTCATCCGCGAGTTTGGCGACACGGAACCTCCGGTTGCTGGCAACTGA